From Xiphophorus hellerii strain 12219 chromosome 20, Xiphophorus_hellerii-4.1, whole genome shotgun sequence, the proteins below share one genomic window:
- the errfi1a gene encoding LOW QUALITY PROTEIN: ERBB receptor feedback inhibitor 1a (The sequence of the model RefSeq protein was modified relative to this genomic sequence to represent the inferred CDS: inserted 1 base in 1 codon; deleted 1 base in 1 codon) gives MRSDCAWSMSTVGLTTQEISLPIENPFLRGSYCHSMAGSKPSWSYRQEPIHNFYFTMDRHIESSYRTQQKAPPQSHEKLKYSPNSQSLAQKKSLPTHLSLSHAMEPSTPGPADDMQRLSVNENSPPVTPVRCSKPLPPIPPQTDISTEQAMDHEVESFTSEDESCRLVSNDDRSSKSSPFRYGLSHRRSLRNVGEINYAYYDGPLRPHIQQHSQPQHQHHNHHAYHQQEVRQQHEHQRQEPPEHAACPRPQDKAQXKLRRSHSGPAGSLHKPSFMRLCPKRYTNGSDKPEVPPPIPPRMVKTTESRRWSAEVSSGAYSDDDKPPKLPPRDHFPRSISRTPSPKSLLPTYEKGVMPKTQSFAPDPKYVSCRSFNRQNSEGSTCTVPIIVKGDSNTHYYILSQRSSFADSSCDCHTKRKVDLV, from the exons ATGCGATCCGACTGTGCCTGGAGCATGTCCACAGTGGGCCTGACTACCCAGGAGATCTCTCTTCCCATAGAAAACCCCTTCCTCCGGGGCAGCTACTGTCACAGCATGGCTGGATCCAAACCATCCTGGAGCTACCGCCAGGAACCCATACACAA tttctACTTTACAATGGACCGCCACATAGAATCGAGCTACCGAACTCAGCAGAAAGCGCCGCCCCAAAGCCATGAGA AGCTGAAATACAGTCCCAAT TCTCAGAGTTTAGCTCAGAAGAAATCCCTACCCACCCATCTGTCCCTGTCCCACGCCATGGAACCATCCACCCCGGGTCCTGCAGATGACATGCAGAGGCTTTCTGTCAACGAGAACAGTCCACCTGTAACGCCAGTTAGATGTTCAAAGCccctgccacccatcccaccaCAAACGGACATCTCCACTGAGCAGGCTATGGATCATGAGGTGGAATCTTTCACCAGTGAAGATGAAAGCTGCCGCCTTGTCTCCAATGATGACCGGTCTTCCAAATCTTCTCCTTTTCGATATGGACTCTCCCACAGAAGGAGCTTAAGAAATGTCGGGGAGATAAACTATGCTTATTACGATGGCCCTTTAAGGCCACATATCCAGCAGCACTCCCAACCCCAACACCAGCACCATAACCATCACGCATATCATCAGCAGGAAGTGCGACAACAACATGAACATCAGCGACAGGAACCACCAGAGCATGCGGCCTGTCCACGACCACAGGACAAAGCTC AGAAGCTACGACGTTCTCACTCTGGCCCTGCGGGCTCCTTACACAAACCTTCATTTATGCGTCTCTGTCCAAAACGTTACACCAATGGTTCAGACAAACCAGAGGTGCCACCCCCAATCCCTCCTCGCATGGTCAAGACTACAGAATCGCGCCGCTGGTCAGCAGAGGTCTCCTCAGGGGCTTACAGCGACGATGATAAACCACCCAAGTTGCCCCCAAGGGACCATTTTCCCAGAAGCATCTCCCGCACCCCAAGTCCAAAGAGCCTCCTCCCCACATATGAAAAGGGAGTCATGCCCAAAACTCAGAGTTTTGCGCCGGACCCCAAGTACGTTAGCTGTCGGTCTTTTAATAGACAGAACAGTGAGGGCTCTACATGCACCGTTCCTATCATTGTGAAAGGCGACAGCAACACTCATTACTACATTCTGTCTCAGCGGTCTTCGTTTGCAGATTCGTCCTGTGACTGCCACACCAAGAGGAAAGTAGATCTAGTTTAG